In the Streptomyces coeruleoprunus genome, CCGCTGTGGGACGACGGGACCGGCGAGGCCTACCTCGTCCACGCCTGGGCGAGGTCCCGCTCCGGTGTGAAGAACCGGCTCACCGGCCACCGCATGAGCCGCGACGGCCGCACCCTCCTCGACGAGGGCAAGGTCGTCGTCGACGGCGACCGCATCCCCGGCTGGTTCACCCTCGAAGGGCCCAAGCTGTACCGGCACGACGGCTGGTTCTGGATCCTCGCGCCCGCCGGGGGAGTGGAGACCGGCTGGCAGGGCGCCTTCCGGTCCCGGGACTTCTTCGGCCCGTACGAGGAGAGGACCGTCCTCGCCCAGGGCCGCACCGACGTCAACGGCCCCCACCAGGGCGGCTGGGTCCGCACCCCCGCGGGCGAGGACTGGTTCCTGCACTTCCAGGCGCGCGGCCCCTACGGTCGGGTCGTCCACCTCCAGCCCATGACCTGGGACGTGGACGGCTGGCCCGTCATGGGCGACCGGGGCGAGCCCGTACGCGTCCACCGCAAGCCGGCCGCCCCGCCGCAGCCGCCGGAGGCGCCCGCCACCGACGACGCCTTCCCGGGCGGCCGGTTCGGGCGGCAGTGGCAGTGGACCGCCAACCCCGGCGCCGGCTGGACCGTCGAGCACGGCGGCGACGGGCTGCGCATGGCCTGCGTCCGCGGCCGCGACCTGCACGACCTGCGGCTCCTGCCGCACGTGCTCACCCAGCGGCTGCCCGCCGAGGCGTTCACCGCCGAGGTGGAGCTGCGCCTCGACTCGACCGAGCCGGGGGCCCGCGCCGGGCTCGCCGTGCTGGGCGACGCCTACTCCTGGATCGGCCTGGAGCGCGGCGACGACGGGCGGGTCCGGCTCGTCCACCGGTTCGCCGAGCCCGTCGCGGAGCGCGAGCGGGACGCCGCGCCCGTACGGCCCGCCCCCGAGGGGCCGGTCCGGCTGCGGGTCGAGGTGGCGGCCGGGGCCCGGTGCCGGTTCGCCTGGCACACGGCGGACGGGTGGCAGCCGTCCGGGCCGGTCTTCGCCGCCACGCCCTGGCGCTGGGTCGGGGCGCTGCTCGGCCTGTTCGCCGCCGCCCCCGAGGGCCAGGGCAGCGCCGGTACCGCCGTGTTCACCGACTTCCGCATCACGTGACGCCGTAACACACCCCCGTCGTAAGCCTGTTGGGAGCCGCCATGACGCACCTCCGTAGCAAGCGCTTCCCGCGCCGAAGGCCGGGAAGGGCCGTCGCCGCCGTCACCACCCTCGCCGCCGTCGTCGCCGTCGGACCGGGCGCCACCACGCCCGCCGCGGCGACGCCCCCGGCCGGGACCGCCCCGGCCGTGCGGTCCGCCGAGCAGCCCACCGCGCCCGCCGACCCCCGCGCCGCCGGCCGCTGGACCGACCGCCCGCACGGATTCGCCTCCCTCGCCGGCGGCACCACCGGAGGGCGCGGCGGCCGCGTCGTCACCGTCCGCACCCACGCCGACCTCGCCCGGTACGCCGCCGCGGCCGAGCCGTACATCATCCGCGTCGCCGGAGCCATCGACGTGGCACCCTTCGGCGCCTCCGTCGACGTCGCCTCCGACAAGACCATCATCGGCGTCGGCACCACCGGCGAGATCGTCCACGGCGAACTGAACCTCAAGCCCGGCACCCGCAATGTGATCATCCGCAACCTCACCATCCGCGACTCCTACGTCGACGGCGACTGGGACGGCAAGACCAACGACTTCGACGGCATCCAGATGGACTCCGTCTCCCACGTCTGGATCGACCACAACCGCTTCAGCCGGCTCGGCGACGGCATGCTCGACATCCGCAAGGACAGCCAGTACGTCACCGTCTCGTACAACCGGTTCGAGGACCACAACAAGGCCCTCGGCATCGGCTGGACGACGAACGTCACCACCCAGATCACCATCGACCACAACTGGTTCCGCGGCACCAAGCAGCGCAACCCGTCCGCCGACAACTGCGCCTACGCCCACCTCTACAACAACTACCTGTCCGCCCAGGTCAAGGACGGCGACCCCGTCTGGACCTACGGCAACTGGGCGCGCGGCCGCACCCGCATGGTCATCGAGAACAGCTACTACCGGGACGTGCAGCACCCCCACCAGGCCGACGCCACCGCCGAACTGGTCCAGCGCGGCTCCGTCCTGGACGGCACCACCGGCCGCCACGACGCCTGGGGCACCGCCTTCGACCCCCGGGACCACTACGCCTACCGGCTCGACCCCGCAGCCGCCGTGCCCGCCCTGGTCACCCGCTTCTCCGGCCCGCAGCGCACCCTCGGCACCGACACCGTCCTCGACGTGCCCGCCGCCTACCCCACCGTGCAGGCCGCCGTCGACGCCGTCCCCGCCGGCAACGACGGCACCGTCACCCTGCGCCTCGCGCCCGGGACGTACCGCGAGAAGGTCCGCATCCCCGCCGACAAGCCGAGGATCGCGCTCCTCGGCACCGGACGGGACCGCGCCGACACCGTCATCGCGCACGACACGCCCGCCGAGTACGGAGGCTCCAGCGGCAGCGCCACCGTCCTCATCGCCGCCTCCGACGTCTCCGCCCGCAACCTCACCTTCGTCAACGACTTCGACGAGGCGGCCGTGGAGCTGAAGGGCGAGCAGGCCCTCGCGATGAAGACGACCGGCGACCGGATCGTCTTCGAGAACACCGCCTTCAAGGGCAACCAGGACACCCTGATGACCGACAGCCCCAAGCTGGACCGCGTCAGCCGCGTCTACCTCCGCGACTCCTACCTGGAGGGCGACGTCGACTTCCTCTACGGACGGGCGACCACCGTCGTCGAGAACTCGGTCATCCGGGCGCTCAGCCGCGGCTCCGCCACCAACAACGGCTACATCACCGCCGCCAGCACCTGGACGGGCAACCCGTACGGCTTCCTGATCACCCGGTCCCGGATCGTCAGCGACGCCCCCGCCGGCTCCTTCCACCTGGGCCGCCCCTGGCACCCGGGCGGCGAGCCGAACGCCGTCGGCCAGGTCCTGATCCGGGACACCGAACTGCCCGCCGCGGTCAAGGCCTCGCCGTGGACCGACATGGGCGGCTTCTCGTGGCGCGACGCCCGCTTCGCCGAGTACCGCAACTACGGGCCGGGCGCCGCCGTCACCCCGGACCGCCCGCAGATGTCCGACGCGGACGCCGCCGTCCACGACGTCGCCCACTACCTCGCGGGCCACGACGGCTGGGCCCCGCACCGCGGCTAGGCCCGCTCCCCACCCCCGCACCGGAGCCGGCCACCCCCCTCGCACGTCCCGCACCGCAGTCAGCCGCCCCCCACCCCGCACCTCCCGCACACCAGCACTCAGAGAGAAGAGCCGACATGACCATCTCCGGAAGCCTCAGAGGACGGGGACGCGCCGCCGGCGCCGTCGCCCTGACCGCCACACTCGCCCTGACCGCCACCGCCTGCGGCGACGACGGCACCGGCGCGAGCGGCGCCGAGGGCTCGGGCAAGGGCACCATCACCTTCTGGGACAACAACGGTGGTGTGCGGACCGCCATCTGGCAGGAGATCATCAAGGACTTCGAGGCCGCCAACCCGGACATCAAGGTCAAGTACGTCCCGATCCCCAGCGAGGACGTCCAGTCGAAGTACGACACCGCCATCGCCGGCGGCGGCCTGCCCGACGTGGGTGGCGTCGGCGCCGCCTACCTGGCCAACATGGTCGCCCAGAACGCCCTGGACCCGGTCGGCGAACGCATCAAGAGCTCCTCCCTCGACGGCAAGCTCGTGCCCGCCATGGTGGACTCCGTGAAGTCCGCCGGCGGCCGCGGCGACGAGATGTACTCGGTGCCGACCTCCGCCAGCAACGGCGTCCTCTACTACCGCACCGACCTGTTCAAGGCGGCCGGCCTCCCGGCGCCCACCACCTGGGACGCCTTCTACACGGCCGCCGGGAAGCTCACCGACGCGAAGAACAACAAGTTCGGCTACACCATCCGCGGCGGCGCCGGCTCCATCGCGCAGGCGCTGGACGCGATGTACGGCCAGTCCGGCATCACGGAGTTCTGGAACGGCGACACGACCACGGTCGACGACCCCAAGAACGTGGCCGCGCTGGAGAAGTACGTCGGCCTCTTCAAGCGGACCACGCCCGAGGCCGACGTCAACAACGACTTCAAGAAGATGAACGCCCAGTTCGACACGGGCACCATCGGCATGATGAACCACAACCTGGGGTCGTACACGGACCACGTGAAGGCCCTCGGCAAGGACAAGTTCGCCGGCATCCCCAACCCGCTCGGCCCCGGCGGCACCCGCGTCCAGGTCTCCAACCCGGTCGACGGCCTCGGCCTCTTCCGCACCAGTGAGAACAAGGCCGCGGCATGGAAGTTCATCGAGTTCGCCGCGTCCCACCAGTCCAACAGCAAGTGGAACAAGTCGGCGGGCGCCATCCCGGCCAACACCGACGCCTCCAAGGACGCCTGGATCCAGGAGGCCGAGCCCACCAAGCTCGGCGCCCAGGCCCTCACCGACGGCTCCACGAAGATCGTCCAGCTGCCGTACTACCTCCCCGACTGGAACAAGATCAGCAAGTCGGAGAACGAGCCCAACTTCCAGAAGGTGCTGCTCGGCGCGATGAGCGCCAAGGACTTCCTCGGCACCCTCGCGAAGCAGCTCAACGAGGCCCAGGCCGAGTGGAAGCAGCAGAACAAGGGCTGATCCCCGCAGACCGGCCGGCGGCGGTCCGGGTCGCGCCCCGCCGCCGGCCACCCCCGACCCACGCCCGTACGAGAGTTACGAGAGTGAGGCACGCCCACGTGTCCCTGAGCCGCAGACAGACCGTGGCGGCGCTCGCCGCCCTCCCCCTCGCGACCGCCGCCGCCCAGCCGGCCGCCGCCGCGCCGCGCCGCACGCGCACCCTGTACATCGCCGGCGACTCCACCGCCGCGCAGAAGTACGCCGACGCCGCACCCGAGACCGGGTGGGGCATGGCCCTGCCCTTCTTCCTCACCCCGCACCTGCGGGTCTCCAACCACGCCGTCAACGGCCGCAGTTCCAAGAGCTTCATCGACGAGGGGCGGCTCGCCCCGGTCCTGGACGCGATACGCCCCGGCGACCTGCTCCTCGTCCAGTTCGGCCACAACGACCAGAAGGCCGCCGACCCGGCCCGCTACACCGAGCCGTGGACGACGTACCGGCAGCACCTCCTCCAGTACGTCACCGGGGCCCGGGCCCGCGGGGCGCTTCCGGTCCTGCTCACCTCCGTCGAACGCCGGAAGTTCGACGCCGGCGGCAACGCCGTGACGACCCACGGCGACTACCCGGCGGCCATGCGGGCGCTCGCCGCCGAACACGGCGTCCCGCTCGTGGACGTCCAGGCCGTGTCGCTCGCGGCCTGGCAGCGGCTCGGCCCGGAGCCCTCCAAGGAGTACTTCAACTGGCTCGCCCCCGGGGATTCGCCCAACTACCCGGACGGCAAGCAGGACAACACCCACTTCCGGCCGCGCGGCGCCATCGAGGTGGCCCGCATGGCGGCCGCGGGCCTGCGGGGCGCCGGGGTGCTCGGCGCGCGGGACGTACGGCGGCTGGACGAGCCGGTCCCGACGGAGTGGATCACGTGGCCGACGCAGGACCCCTCGTAGCAGTCATCCCGAAGGAGCCGCAATGCACGCTCGTAGATGTCATGCCCGCATCATGATCACCACGTCTCTGGCGGCCTCCACCGCCCTGGTGCTGTCCCTGACCTCACCCGCCGCCGCGGCCGGGACCGGCGCCCGCGAGACCGGCCGCCAGACCCTGCCCGCCGGTGACGGCTGGGCCTCCGCCGACGGCGGCACCACGGGCGGCGCCGGCGCCGGCGCCGACCACGTGTACACCGTCTCCACCTGGGACGCCTTCCGCGCCGCGCTGGCCGCCGGGGGCGACGCACCCAAGCTCATCCGGGTCGTCGGCACGCTCGACGCCACGGTGGGCGGCTGCGCGTCCTTCGAGGCCCCCGGGTACGACTTCGCCCGCTACCTCGCCGACTACGACCCGGCCGTCTGGGGCTACGACAAGCCCGTCAGCGGCCCCCAGGAGGACCTGCGGGCCGCCTCCGCCAAGAACCAGGACAAGGCCATCAAGGCGTACGTCCCCGCCAACACCACCATCGTCGGCGTCGGCCCGGACGCCGGCATCACCGGCGGCAGCCTCCAGATCCGCG is a window encoding:
- a CDS encoding glycoside hydrolase family 43 protein, with translation MTPVWRADLGDGTYRNPVLNADWSDPDVLAVGEDFYLTASSFGRAPGLPLLHSRDLVNWSLIGHALPRLAPAADFAAPRHDKGVWAPSLRHADGRFWIFWGDPDHGVYQINAEHIRGPWSEPHLLKAGRGLIDACPLWDDGTGEAYLVHAWARSRSGVKNRLTGHRMSRDGRTLLDEGKVVVDGDRIPGWFTLEGPKLYRHDGWFWILAPAGGVETGWQGAFRSRDFFGPYEERTVLAQGRTDVNGPHQGGWVRTPAGEDWFLHFQARGPYGRVVHLQPMTWDVDGWPVMGDRGEPVRVHRKPAAPPQPPEAPATDDAFPGGRFGRQWQWTANPGAGWTVEHGGDGLRMACVRGRDLHDLRLLPHVLTQRLPAEAFTAEVELRLDSTEPGARAGLAVLGDAYSWIGLERGDDGRVRLVHRFAEPVAERERDAAPVRPAPEGPVRLRVEVAAGARCRFAWHTADGWQPSGPVFAATPWRWVGALLGLFAAAPEGQGSAGTAVFTDFRIT
- a CDS encoding pectinesterase family protein, which encodes MTHLRSKRFPRRRPGRAVAAVTTLAAVVAVGPGATTPAAATPPAGTAPAVRSAEQPTAPADPRAAGRWTDRPHGFASLAGGTTGGRGGRVVTVRTHADLARYAAAAEPYIIRVAGAIDVAPFGASVDVASDKTIIGVGTTGEIVHGELNLKPGTRNVIIRNLTIRDSYVDGDWDGKTNDFDGIQMDSVSHVWIDHNRFSRLGDGMLDIRKDSQYVTVSYNRFEDHNKALGIGWTTNVTTQITIDHNWFRGTKQRNPSADNCAYAHLYNNYLSAQVKDGDPVWTYGNWARGRTRMVIENSYYRDVQHPHQADATAELVQRGSVLDGTTGRHDAWGTAFDPRDHYAYRLDPAAAVPALVTRFSGPQRTLGTDTVLDVPAAYPTVQAAVDAVPAGNDGTVTLRLAPGTYREKVRIPADKPRIALLGTGRDRADTVIAHDTPAEYGGSSGSATVLIAASDVSARNLTFVNDFDEAAVELKGEQALAMKTTGDRIVFENTAFKGNQDTLMTDSPKLDRVSRVYLRDSYLEGDVDFLYGRATTVVENSVIRALSRGSATNNGYITAASTWTGNPYGFLITRSRIVSDAPAGSFHLGRPWHPGGEPNAVGQVLIRDTELPAAVKASPWTDMGGFSWRDARFAEYRNYGPGAAVTPDRPQMSDADAAVHDVAHYLAGHDGWAPHRG
- a CDS encoding sugar ABC transporter substrate-binding protein gives rise to the protein MTISGSLRGRGRAAGAVALTATLALTATACGDDGTGASGAEGSGKGTITFWDNNGGVRTAIWQEIIKDFEAANPDIKVKYVPIPSEDVQSKYDTAIAGGGLPDVGGVGAAYLANMVAQNALDPVGERIKSSSLDGKLVPAMVDSVKSAGGRGDEMYSVPTSASNGVLYYRTDLFKAAGLPAPTTWDAFYTAAGKLTDAKNNKFGYTIRGGAGSIAQALDAMYGQSGITEFWNGDTTTVDDPKNVAALEKYVGLFKRTTPEADVNNDFKKMNAQFDTGTIGMMNHNLGSYTDHVKALGKDKFAGIPNPLGPGGTRVQVSNPVDGLGLFRTSENKAAAWKFIEFAASHQSNSKWNKSAGAIPANTDASKDAWIQEAEPTKLGAQALTDGSTKIVQLPYYLPDWNKISKSENEPNFQKVLLGAMSAKDFLGTLAKQLNEAQAEWKQQNKG
- a CDS encoding rhamnogalacturonan acetylesterase; the protein is MSLSRRQTVAALAALPLATAAAQPAAAAPRRTRTLYIAGDSTAAQKYADAAPETGWGMALPFFLTPHLRVSNHAVNGRSSKSFIDEGRLAPVLDAIRPGDLLLVQFGHNDQKAADPARYTEPWTTYRQHLLQYVTGARARGALPVLLTSVERRKFDAGGNAVTTHGDYPAAMRALAAEHGVPLVDVQAVSLAAWQRLGPEPSKEYFNWLAPGDSPNYPDGKQDNTHFRPRGAIEVARMAAAGLRGAGVLGARDVRRLDEPVPTEWITWPTQDPS